The nucleotide window TGCCACCCAAACCTGTAGGAGGGTGCGTTGGCAGCTCATATTCATACTCATGGAAATTACAAATGACGACGCTAACGCCAGACCCACCCTACGAAAAACCAATTCCCCACCCCGACAACTGCTTCATGGCGCTCACCAGCAACTGCACCGACATGCCCACGCTGTTCGTCGATACCCACGCGCCGATCGATGTTTTGTATGACGCTGCCAGCTATCGAATTCGCGCAGTCACTCAAGTGCTTGAGAACCTGTCCATGCGCGGCTCGGTCGAGTGTGATTCGGTGATCCTCAGCGACTTCGCTTTGCTCTGCGCCATTCCGTTGCGGGATGGGTGCGATGTGCTGGATGTAATTGGGCGGCGGTTGCGGGCTCGGCCATTGGAGTAGCGTCGAGCTGCTTTTTGTGGCGAGGGAGCTTGCTCCCTCGCCACAAGAGCAAGATCAAAAGATCGCAGCCTTCGGCAGCTCCTACGGGAGTTTGCGTCGGGAGAGGGGCCGCTTCGCGACCCACAAAGGTCCGGTTATGGCTGAAGGCCGGTGATCAGATGAACCACTCCATCCTCCAGCATCATCACTCCCGGCACTCCAGCCGCTGTCAACGCCTGCCGATCCATCCGCGTCACATCCCGTAACTCCACCCGCATCCGGGTTAGCGCCACGGGCTGATGCGACTTGAGGTTATCCACACCGCCCAGTGCGGCCACGACATTCGGCGCCAACCCGGAAACGGCTTGAGCCACCGCTTTCGGCTCATCCACCACCAGATCCGGGGTCAACGCCTTCCAGAACGCCCGTTGCATTTTCTCGAACATGCTCAGTTCTCCAGAACCAGTGAAGTATCGACCGTCGCCTCATGGTGCAGCCGCAACGCCTCGCGTACCTGCTCGGCACTTTCCAGCCCCAGCACTTGCTGGGCGATGGCCTGGCAATCCAGCAGGTCCACTTCGCGGACCGCCGCTTTGATCGCCGGAATCAACGGCACACTCACCGACAGCTCATCCACGCCAAGCCCCAGCAACAGCGGCACCGCCAGTTTTTCCGACGCCAGGGCGCCGCACACGCCGACCCATTTGCCATGGGCATGAGCGGCTTTCACCGTGTTGGCGATCAGGCGCAGCACCGACGGATGAAAACTGTCGGCCTGACTGGCCAGCCGTGGGTGATCGCGGTCCATGGCCAGGGTGTATTGGGTCAGGTCGTTGGTGCCGATGGAGAAGAAATCCACTTCGGGCGCAAACAGGTCAGCCATCAGCGCCGCCGCCGGCACTTCGATCATGATCCCCAGTTTCGGCAGTTCCGTGAGGCCCAATGCCAGCGCCTCTTCTTCAAGCAGCTGACGGGCCAGCCGCAGCTCCGACAGCTGCGTAACCATCGGCAGCATGATGTGCAGGCGAGCCAGCCCGGCGCTGCTCAAAATTGCCTTGAACTGATCGCGCAACAGCTGCGGACGCTCCAGGCACAGACGAATTCCGCGCATGCCCAGGAACGGGTTGGTTTCGCGGTCCATCGGCACGTAGGCCAATGGTTTGTCACCGCCGACATCCAGGGTTCGCACCACCAGATTACGCGCTGGCCCTAATGCTCGGGCGATAGCGCTGTAGGTGGATGCTTGCTCGTCATGGCTTGGCGCGTGATTGCGATCCAGATAAAGAAACTCCGAACGCAGCAGACCGACGCCCTCGCCGCCTAGCGCCATGGCCTGTTCGGCTTCGGCCAGCGAAGCGATGTTGGCGGTGATTTCAACGTGATGCCCATCGCGGGTACAGGCAGCCAGCGCAGCATTTTCCAGCTCGTATTGCTGGCGTTTCTTTTGTCGCTGACGATTGGCTTGCAACTGCTCAATGGCAACCTGCGCGGGATCCAGCTGCAACTCGCCCTTGTCGGCATCGAGCAAAACCCGGGTGCCATTGGCCAGTGCCAGCACCTGAACCGGCAACCCGCAGATCGCCGGCAAGCCGAAGGCCCGCGCGAGGATCGCCACGTGGCTGGTGGCGCCACCGCCGACCGTCGCGAAACCCAGCACCTTGCGCGTGTCCAGGCCAGCCGTCTGGGAGGGTGTCAGTTGCTCGGCAATCAAAATCGCCCCTTCCGGCAACTCCATCGCCTGATCCTCTACGCCGAGAATCAGCTTGAGCACCCGTTGACCGACGTCGGCCAAATCCGCTGCCCGTTCGGCCAGCAAGGCATTGCCGAGTTTTTTGAACAAGGCAGCCGTCGACTCCGTGGCTGCGCGCCAGGCAAAACCGGCGCTTTTGCCGGCGTCGATCAGTGCCAGGGCCTGATCCAGCAGGCTTGGGTCTTCGAGCAGTTCCTGATGCGCCTTGAAGATATCTGCCTGGGCGTCACCCGTGGCCTGGTCACGCAACTGCTGCAGGCCTAGAACCGCCGCCGCCAACGCCCGTGACAGGCGCTCGCGCTCAACTTGCGCGCCCCGACCGGATTCAATGACTTCAAGGGTCTGCTGCGCAATCTGCACCACCTGGCCAAACGCCGACCCCGCCGATGCACAGACTCCGCGCAGCACCTTCAGCGATGAGGCCTCAGCGGCAACCGGCTCAACCTCTGCCATCACCGTCACGGCTTCCCCGCAACCGGCAGCCAGCAACTCGGCCAGAGTCTTGATCGCCACTTCAGCATCTGCGCCCGCCGCGCTGACTTGCACAATGTCGCCATGAGCGGTCTGCAACGCCATGATCGCCACCAGGGATTTGGCGTTCGCGCTGTCCTGCTGTTTATGCAGACAAATACTCGCCGAAAAACCTTTCGCCGCCTGGGCAAACACCGCCGCAGGGCGAGCGTGCAAGCCATTGAGATTGGGCAGCATCAGCGGTTTGGAGAACAGCGCCTCGCCCTCCTCCGGCATCTGCTCATCGGCCGCCACTTCGGATGGATTCAGACTCAGCAGTGGCTGACCGCTTTGCACCACGCCCGTTTCAGGTGTCAGCCAGGTGAACGGCTCACCGCTGACCACCAGCATCAAGGTCAACAAACTACGGGCGTTCAAGGCAATGTAATCGGCATCGAACCCGATCAGCGCCTGCCCCACCTCAACCCGCTGACCTTCCTCCACCAACCGGGTGAAGCCCTTGCCGGCCAGGTTCACGGTGTCTAGGCCGATGTGCATCAACACCTGCACGCCGTTCTCGTCGGTGATGCTGACGGCATGCCCGCTGACCTGCACATTGCTGATCACTCCAGCCAGCGGTGCGCACAAGGTGGATGAGGTCGGGTCGATACACAGACCGTCACCGATCACGCGACTGGAAAACACCTGATCGGGCACCTGGTCCAGCGGCATCAGCACGCCGGACAAAGGTGCCAGCAGTTGCAATTGTTGGGGTGTGGCCATGACGTCACCTGCTGTTTTGTTCTGTATAAAAGACGCTGCGATCTCGTGGTACCCGGTAGGAGCTGCCGAAGGCTGTGATCTGTTGGCGCCCGCAAGGACGTCAAGATCAAAAGATCGCAGCCTTCGGCAGCTCCTACCGGGTCATGCGGCGTTTATTTCCACCAATACTCGACCTGCAACCCGACGTTCGAACCGTGTCGCGCCGTGCCGAAAGCGCCGGTGTCGGACAATGCCGAGCCCGCCGCCAGTTCATTGGCCGCCCGTTTGGCCGCCTCGTTCCAGCTGGCATAGGTGTAATACAGGCGCACCTCGGGGCGCGCCCAGAATTCCGGGCCCTTGGGCGACCAGGTCGGGGCGATGGTGAACTTGCTCAGTTTGCGCGTGCCGCCTGTGGCCTCGACCTGATCGTGGCCCAGTTCGGTCACCAGTTTGATTTGCTCGGTGATCGCATAGGCCGGGCGAATCCCGAGGGAAATCCAGTTCTGGTCGGCGCCGTCCGGGCGAATGTCTTTCTGATAGACCGCTTCGACTTGCCCGCCGAAACGCGGCGTCACCTGCCAGTCGAAGAACTCGACCACGCGGTAGCTCTTGTTACTGTCATCCAGCTTCACGTTACCGGTATAACCCAACCCGGTGCCGGGGCCTTCGCCGTACTGAAAGGCCAGTTTGTTCTTGCCGCCCAGAAAGCCCTTCTGCACATGCTGGGTGGTGATCGCCCAACCGCGATGGGCGTCGCGGCTGTCGGGTTTGTCGATGTAGCTCAGACCGAACTCCAGCTCACCGCCAGGGTTGGTGTTGAAGCCGGCGACGTTGAAATCGTGACGGTTGATGTAGTCCTTCTGGTACAGGTTGTCCTTGCGCGAGAAGGCGTAGCTGTACTTCAGATCGCCGATCAACACATCTTCGATCCCGCCGCCGGTGGCGCTCTGGTTCCAGTAGTAGAAGTCGGAAATATGGATGTCGTTGCGCTTGTAGTAACGTCGACCGGCCCACAGCGAGCCGCCGTTCAAGCCGGGCATGTTCGACCATTGCGCATACAGCTGCGGCATGCGCACCGAGCCGTTGTCGCCCTTGAACGTCAGGCTGCGGTCGTATTGGTTATACAGCGAGGCCATGCCGTCGACACTGAGCACCGAACCATCGTCCAGCGTGAACAGATCCTGACGCAATTCCAGCTCCGCATACTGTTCGCATTCGTTGCCTAGCCGGTATTTCGACTGTGCGCCCGGCAATTGAAAGCACGACTGGGAACTGCTGTTGACCGAGGTGCCGACACCGCTACGCAAATAGCCGGCGAGTTCCAGCGCCTGGGCCGACAACGGTAATCCCAGGCACACACCCACGACTGCAAGGCTACGATTTATTGTTGTTTTCAAGAACCACCTCGTTATTTTTATTGTGCGATGCAGCAAAACCGGCGCGCAAAACTCCCCCGCGCAGCGTTCTGCGTGTTTGTTTTGAAACAGTGTTTTAGTCGTTGCTCAAGTGCAGAACGAACGACTCATAAGGCCGTAGAAACACTTGCCGGTTTCGTGGCGGACAGTCCGGGTAGTTACTGATCACCAGACTTTGAACCATCGATTCATTGATCACTTCACACGGCAGCTCGACTTCGCACGGCAAGCCATAGAAGTTGTTCAGCACCAGCAAACGCTCGCCAAGGCCCTCACGCACGTACGCCCAAATTTGTGTGTGCTCAGGCAACAACTGCCGATACACGCCGTCAGACATCAGCGTTTCACTGTGGCGCAGGGCAATCAGCTGACGGTAGTGATGCAGCACCGAATCCGGATCGTCGAGTTGGTGGGCGACGTTGATTTGCGTGGCATTGGCCGGCACCCCGATCCAGGGCTCGACCGCACTGAAACCAGCGTTCGGCTCGGCGTTCCAGTGCATCGGCGTGCGGCCGTTGTCCCGGGACTTCTGCATGATCGCCGCCATGTTGTCGGCGTCGCTGCTACCTGCCTCACGCTTGAGCCGGAAGATGTTCAGGGTCTCGACATCGCGGTACTGATCGATGTGATCGAACCCCGGATTGGTCATGCCCAGCTCTTCGCCTTGATACACAAACGGCGTGCCCTGGAGAAAATGCAGCGCGGTGCCGAGCATCTTCGCCGACACCACCCGGTGCTCGCCATCATCACCAAAGCGCGAAACCACACGCGGCTGATCATGGTTACACCAGAACAGCGCGTTCCACCCCCCGCCAGCCTGCATGCCGGTCTGCCAGTCGGAGAGGATGCGCTTGAGTTCGAGGAAATCGAAATCGGCGCGAATCCACTTTTGCAGGTTCGGGTAATCAACCTTCAAGTGATGAAAGTTGAAAGTCATCGACAGCTCTTTCGACTCCGGTCGTGAGTAGCGAATGCAGTGTTCCAGGCTGGTGGAGGACATCTCGCCGACGTTGATCAGGTCGTGACCTTCGAAGACTTCGCGGTGCATCTGCTGCAAGTACTCGTGGACGTTCGGGCCGTCGGTGTAGAAACGCCGACCGTCGGTGTTGTCCTCAGGGAAGTTCGCCGGTTTGGAAATCAGGTTGATCACGTCCAGACGGAAACCGCCCACGCCCTTGTCGCGCCAGAAACGCATCATCTTGAAGACTTCGGCGCGTACCGTGGGGTTGTCCCAGTTCAGGTCGGCCTGCGTGTGGTCGAACAAGTGCAGGTAATACTGACCGGTCTGGGCTTCGTACTCCCAGGCTGAACCGCCGAACTTGGATTCCCAGTTGTTCGGCTGGTCGCGCCAGATATAAAAATCGCGGTAAGGGTTATCGAGGCTGCTGCGAGCCTGCTGGAACCAGGTGTGTTCGATCGAGGTGTGGTTGACCACGATGTCGAGCATCAGTTTGATCCCGCGCTTGGCGGCTTCGGCGATCAGCAGTTCGCAGTCGGCCATGGTCCCGTAGCTCGGGTCGATGGCGTAGTAATCGCTGATGTCGTATCCGTTGTCGCGCTGGGGCGAACGCAGGAACGGCGTAATCCACAGGCAATCGACACCCAGCCAGTGCAGGTAGTCGAGCTTGGCCACGACGCCGAGCAAGTCCCCCGTGGGGTTGCCGGCGTGGCTGTGAAAACTCTTCGGGTAGATCTGGTAGATCACCGAACGTTGCCAGTCTTGCATGGCGCTATTCCTTCAATAGGTTTGTATCGGCCTGAGGGCCCCTTCGCGAGCAGGCTCGCTTCCACTGTTGATTGCGCTCCAATGTGGGAGCGAGCCTGCTCGCGATAGCAATCTGTCAGGCAACGCGATACCCAGGCCGGACAATCTTCATGCTCAACCCGCAGGTCAAAACAAACGGCACAACCATGGCAATCACCATCCCGGCCACGAACATCGGGATGAACTGCGGGATGATCGAGATGAAACCGGGCAAGCCGCCGACGCCGATCGCCGAGGCCTGGACCTTGTTCAGCGACAGGAAGATGCAGCCCAGCGCCGAGCCGATCAGGGCCGCATAGAACGGAAATTTGTAGCGCAGGTTGACCCCGAACATGGCCGGTTCGGTGATGCCGAAGTAGGCAGAAATCGCCGAGGTCGAGGCCATGCTTTTGTCCCGTACATTGCGGGTCATGTAGAACACTCCCAGTGCCGCGCTGCCTTGGGCGAGGTTGGACATGACGATCATCGGCCAGATGAAGGTGCCACCCTGGGTGGAGATCAGTTGCAAGTCGACCGCGAGAAACATGTGGTGCATGCCGGTGATTACCAGCGGTGCGTAGAGCAGGCCGAAAATCGCGCCACCGACCATGGGCGCCAGGTCGAACAGGGTGACCACGCCTTCGGTGATGATAATCCCCAGATGGCGGGTCACCGGGCCAATCACCGCCAGCGCCAGCACACCGGTGACGACGATGGTGGTGATCGGCACCACCAGCAATTGCACCGCGTTAGGCACCCGTGCCCGCAGCCATTTTTCGATGACACTCATCACATAGGCCGCCAGCAGGATCGGCAGGATTTGCCCCTGATAACCGACCTTCTCGATCTGAAACAGGCCGAGGATGTCGAAGTACGGCAGGCTTTGCCCCTCCAGCCCGGCCACCGCTTTGCCGTAGTTCCAGGCATTGAGCAGATCCGGGTGCACCAGCATCAGGCCGAGCACGATGCCAAGGATTTCGCTGCCGCCAAAGCGCTTGGCCGCCGACCAGCCCACCAGTGCCGGGAGAAACACAAACGAGGTATTGGCCATCAGGTTGATCAGGCTCCAGAGGCCATCAAGCGTCGGGTAGGCCTCCAGGAGGGTCTTGCCCTCGATGAACATGCCCTTGGCGCCGATCAGGTTGTTGATGCCCATCAGCAGGCCGGCAATGATCAGCGCCGGGAGGATCGGCATGAACACGTCGGAAAACACCCGCACCAATCGCTGAATCGGGTGGATCTTGTCGACGCTTTTTTGTTTAACGTCGGCGATGGTCGAGGCGGCGAGACCGGTTTGCCGGCGCAGCTCGGCGTAGACCTTTTCCACTTCGCCGGGGCCAATCACCACTTGGAACAGGCCGCCGGTAAAGAATGAACCTTTGACCAGATCGATCTGGTTCAGCGTGGCGCTGTTGACCAGGCTCGGGTCCTTGAGGGCCAGGCGCAGACGTGTGACACAGTGCGCGGCCTGCTCGAGGTTGTCGCTGCCACCGAGGCTGTGCAGCAGCTCGGTGACGATGTTCGGATAGTCATGGCTCATGCTTGTTCTTCCGCTGTAGTTTTTTGTTATTGGCAGCACGCCGAAGCGAAAAGTACTCGTCTGTACGAGTTAAAGCAACAACTCGTACAGACGAGTTCGGTTTTGTTTATCCTGAACCCGACAGGCGGCGATATTTCCTACCTCCGAAGTCAAAGAAACCCAAAGCCGCATGGACAAACCCCTACCCTGCCCTTAAGGTTCAAAACCTTGAGCACAACGCGGCACAGAGCCATCCCCATGAGTAAATACAACCAGATCTACAGCGATCTGCTTGCCAGCATCACCACCGAACGTCTGGAACGCGGCGCCCGATTGCCTTCCGAAACCGAACTGATGGACAGCTATCAGGCCAGTCGCGGCACGGTGCGCAAGGCCATCGAGCAATTGCAGGAGCGCGGTTTCGCCCAGAAAGTCCACGGCAAAGGCACCTTCGTGCTGTCGACCAACCCGATCGAGTTTCAGCTCGGTGGCATCGTCAGCTTCCAGGAAACCTACCCACGACTGGGCAACGACGTCAGCACCGAGGTGGTCGAATTCACCCAGATCCCCCTCGAAGGCCCGCTGCTCGAACACATCAAGGCTGAAACAGGCAGCCTGATCACGCGGATCAAGCGGGTGCGGCGGATCGACGGCAAACGGGTGATTCTGGACATCAACCATTTCGTCAGCGACGTGATTCCCGGCCTGTCCCGAGACATCGCCGAGCAATCGATCTACGCCTTCATCGAGCAGACCCTGCAACTGCAAATCGCCTACGCCCAGCGCACCATCGAAGCAGTGCCCCGCAGCAAGGACGACCAGCAACACCTGGATCTCGACGACCAGAGCCATGTGATCGTGGTCAGCAACCAGACGTTTTTGCAGGATGGCAGGCAGTTCGAGTACACCGAGTCACGGCATACCCTGGATAAGTTCTATTTCTCGGATGTGGCACGGCGCTGAGATGCGCTACGGCCGGATAAAGGGAAATGAAGGCGGTCGTGTGCGTTTAACTTGCACGAACAAATAGGATGGGATGTGTTAGCTGCCTGACACTGGCAGCTAACAATCAATCGAACTTGTAACCCCTGCGCTTATCGAACTCCTGATACTTCTGCGAAATGGCCGGGTCATCGAAGGTTCCTTCAATAGTGTCCACCGAAACGAGTCCATTAAGCCCCTTAACTGACTGAATGGCGACTTCCCATTCGCCCGGATCCAGAGGCGGCTCGATAAAGTCTTTCAAGTAATCATCCAGGATTCCCTTGTCGGGCGTCTCGATCTCGCTACTTAACGCCGACAGGTAAGCGGACTTTGTCGTCCTGCTCCAGTTGATTGAAAACCCTGCTCGATCACACAACACCGAGTGAACCACGAGCATCGTTCGGCCATTGCCATCCAGGAACGGATGACCATAGGCAAAAAAACCCATCACTACACCGGGAGACTTTCTGAGCAAAACCTTGTTCTGGCCGAGACGAAGCCCTTCTTCTACAGCCCTTTTTGCCTCAAACGGAGGACAGAAGTATGTCTCGGCCTTGGAAATGGCCAAATCGGGAGAAGTGCTCAGTCTGTCCTTGCCAGCCCAAGGATAAAGATCCCCAAACAGAAGTTTGTGAACGTGTAAAAAATCAACGTAAGTGATTGTTCTCTTCTTGATCAAGTAAGCCATGGCATCAGACAGGTTCGCGGTAAACAAGTCGTGCTCAAGGTGTTTGACAATGTTGAGGTCTTTTTCACCCACAACATTTCTGAGATATCCCTTCGCGTCGAAATCCTTGAATGGGTCAAACACTCTTTCTTTCTCTCAAATAGTTGGCGAGTAGATGAACCGCTTCTGTGCCGGAGACCTTTTTCTCTTTTTTCAACGCAATGACCAACTGCTCAATTGAGTCGGTACGAACATCATCCCCAGCCAATCTCGAGACATTCTCCGCCCATTCATCGGCATATGTTTTGACGTAGGAAACCTTGCTGAACTCGGCCAGATCCAGCACGTACCGTTTGAGGCCAACAGTCGGGATGATCAAGTCACCGGTTTTAGGATGACGCCTTACTGTATTTTTCGCTTTCCGGGAGGGTGCCCGTTCATTGATGTAAACCACCGATCTTCCGCCCAGCGACAATTTGCGGCGGATTCGGCGATTGCCCTGCACGCATATTTTCGCTTCCTTGCGGGCGGCCGAACGGCGCTGTTCTGAAGGCGTCGTTTGCACTGAAGCGCTCATGCCTAACCGTCTAAATGCTTCGACCGCCAGTGTTTCAAGATCCTCGACAGGCGTAATGAGTCCGGTGTCAGGATTTCTGAACGCTTTGGCATAAACACCAATGCCCATCCGAACAATTACGCCCTTTTTCTGCAGCTCATCGAGAGCGACGGAAACTTGAGAGTGACCACCCAGCGATGCAACATCCGCGCGCAGGATCACATTACCCGACGTGTGCTGGATGGCCATCCGCATACGTTCTTCAAGCTTCATGTTCAATCCTCCCGACAGCGAGCGAATACTTTACCACCTGTCGAAGCAAAACTTCTGCTGGCTATGTCGCTCACTTTATACGCAACAGAAACAGACGTTTCAAAAGCAGCGAAGCATAACCCCCCCCTGACCGAGACCGGTTCAGGGGCTTTACGCAACGATGACTCTAGTGAGGGATCATTCCCACTCAATCGTCGCCGGCGTCTTGCTCGACACGTCATAAGTGACGCGGGAGATGCCTTCGATTTCATTGATGATCCGGCCGCTGACGGTTTCCAGCAGTTCGTAAGGCAGGTGTGCCCAACGCGCGGTCATGAAGTCGATGGTTTCCACGGCACGCAGGGCAACGACCCAGGCGTAACGATGGCCGTTGCCAACCACGCCAACCGATTTCACCGACTGGAACACCACGAACGCCTGGCTGACCTTGTGGGAACTTCGCCGACTTTGAAGGCACACTTGGCCAATAACGCCGCCACTTGTCTGGACGATGGACAAGCGATTTGTCGCTCATCAGCCCCTATTCTTCTGGCGAAGCAGCTTGTTACCGTTGAGGTATGCAGCAACCCGACAAACAGAGACAACCTCCCGTAGAATGCCTTCGTGGCTATGGAACACCTTCCTTCTAAACCTCTATGACCTAGGGGTTCCGCTCTCCACACCGCGCCTGCTTCTTGCAGGCGTTTTTATATCGGCTGTAGACACGATGCTGCAGCTCGTTCACGACGGCGGCCAAGGGAGAAAATCAAGGATGAATCAGGAGCTGTTCCTGCGTCGCCGTACCAAAGTTCACGTCCCGATGGGCACTGGCGGTGCCACGCGCGCTCAGGTCGCGTCGGCTGTCCGGGAAGTCGCGGCGTTCCGATGTGTACTATCAGAGCCTCTGATTGAGCAAATCGGCATGTTGTCCGCGACAGAACTCAAGCACTGGCTGCGCGACATTGTCGGAGTGCTTCGGCGGGAAACTGGCGCTCATGTGCACCACCGGCCGTTTTATCCTGACTTTCCAGAGCAAGTTCTGACGGCCTCAGAGGCGGAGTTGTACCTTAACGCCGTCATGCACTACCTCACGCTTCGGCGTTTACCACTGACTGAACAGTCTCGACCTGCGATGCTTGAAGGCAACTTCATATCCCGCGTTATCGAACCGGGAAGCGTCTCTGAGTTCGAGTCACTGCTCGAGCCGCTGGTTTCATCGCACACCTCGCTCTCCGAAGAGGAAACTGCCGATGTAGTCTGGTTTGTCCGAGAGTACAAAAGCAATGTGTTCCGTCTGCTGCCTGAGGCCGTCTCGTTCCGGGAGATCCGTGCACAGCTTGGCGGCGCGCTTATCCTGAATGTAGTCAACGATGCACGGGTGGACGCATTCCTGGAGCGAAACGTCGAAACGGCGACCGACGTGCTACGACTTGCGGTCGCGCTGAATGGAGGAGACGTGTCACTGACGGCAGCTTCGACACGTTTCACAGCGATGAAGCGCTCGGTGCGCCGTCTGCTGTTGCGTCTACTCGACCACATACCCAACGCTGTAGAAGACGTGATGCGCCATGCTGAGCGCTGGAAACGTCTGGCTGAAGTACTGCATCCGGGCGACTACGCCGATAAGTACCCACGAGCGCTAGCCGCCATCACGGCAGCGCGTCGCAACGAAGCGCCAGCCTCATTTGGATCACGTGTCGAAACATTGCTTGCCCAGCGTCACATCGCCACGCTTATGCCCATACTACAGAGCCGTCCTGGTGAGTTCGCACGACGGCTGGACGCGACCCTGCGGCGCGCGACGGAACCAGAGTCGGTTCTCGACGCGTTCGAGGCTGTTGCGACACAAGTGTCCTCACCTGTCCTGCTGCAGTTGCTGGCCCAATTACGTGCTCCGCGCCCCCTGCCCCTGCGGGCGTTCACACCGAAAGGTGCATTTGCCAAAGTCTATGGCATCAAGGATCGACGCGAACCTCTCACACCCGACGTGTTGGCTCGCGCAGCCCGAATCTGCGAGGACGCCCTCGTAATGCGTTTTGCGTCGCTGCCGCCACTAGGCCGCTGTTTCATCGATCCAGCATTACGCGAATACAGGGTGCCGCTGGCGCAGCGTG belongs to Pseudomonas sp. B21-015 and includes:
- a CDS encoding TerD family protein produces the protein MNQELFLRRRTKVHVPMGTGGATRAQVASAVREVAAFRCVLSEPLIEQIGMLSATELKHWLRDIVGVLRRETGAHVHHRPFYPDFPEQVLTASEAELYLNAVMHYLTLRRLPLTEQSRPAMLEGNFISRVIEPGSVSEFESLLEPLVSSHTSLSEEETADVVWFVREYKSNVFRLLPEAVSFREIRAQLGGALILNVVNDARVDAFLERNVETATDVLRLAVALNGGDVSLTAASTRFTAMKRSVRRLLLRLLDHIPNAVEDVMRHAERWKRLAEVLHPGDYADKYPRALAAITAARRNEAPASFGSRVETLLAQRHIATLMPILQSRPGEFARRLDATLRRATEPESVLDAFEAVATQVSSPVLLQLLAQLRAPRPLPLRAFTPKGAFAKVYGIKDRREPLTPDVLARAARICEDALVMRFASLPPLGRCFIDPALREYRVPLAQRASSKSLRTLVRGSRLPMPDTRFIRLFLWWKNGRERTDIDLSAAFFDANFVFTQTVAYYNLKGFGGYHSGDIVDAPDGASEFIDLDLDVLVGKGIRYVVTSINSFTEQPYCDLPECFAGWMARADTASGEAFEPRSVFDRIDIASDTVICLPFVMDLQERRMIWADLGLTSSPRWNNVQNNLSGISLMLRALVHTPRPDLETLFDLHVRARGERVASPQQAQAVFAPDQGITPFDTDLIRSQFL